TCATTGCCGATGGCGCTGCAGGAAAACTGACACAATCCAAGGTCTTGTTCTGGAATACCTACGCCGGCGATGATACGGCAACCGCCGTATCGGCACGGAAGGAAGACTGGCGCGCCTTGCCCTTGCCTTTGCAGCGCTATTTCACCGAGCCCGTACAGCCTTTGGATCAACGCTGATCCTATAAGCATTGGGGCGAAGATCGCGACCTTTGCAAATCTTCGCCCCAAAAGAAGCTACGACCGGAACCAAGGATTACGACACCTTCACCGGGATGCGGCTTTTTTTCGCCTCAGCTGTTTTGGGCAGTGTCACCCGAAGCACACCTTGTTTGTAGGTGGCATGTACCGCTTCACGATCCACCGCTGCAGGCAAGGGAATGCTTCTGCTAAAGCTTCCATACTGCGATTCACGGATCACGTAGCTGCCTTTCTTGTCTTCCTTTTCAGTCTTCTTCTCGCCGCGCAATAGGAGCCGGTCCTGTTCGATTTCAAGATTGAAATCGTCCTTTTCCAAGCCTGGCAATTCCGCGGTTACAAGAATTTCATTTTCTTGATCTACAACGTTCACTGCGGGATAACCGGATTCTTTCCACAAGAGGGTCGAAGCGGGGTCGAACAGCGTTCCTGTTTCGATCAAGGAAGAGGGCATCCAAGGGCTCAAGAACCGCGTTAACCGATCGCTCAGATCTTGTACGCTTGTTCTCAAAGAGAGATTCGTTTGTTCTTTCATGGATTTATCTCCTTTCTTTTCAACACACCGCTCAGGCTGCCGCAACTGTTAGGAGGCTACGGAAACCTCAATTTTGCGGCGTTGCTGTTCTTTAACTTTGTGCAGATGGATGGTTAACATGCCATATTTCATTTCCGCTGAAATTCCTGCCTGGTCCACCGCCTCGCTCAACTGGAACTGGCGATAGAAGGGGCGCAAGTTAAATTCACGGCTGCTCAAAGAATCGTTTAGGTGATGGCTTGCGTTTGCCTTCAGGGTCAACACATTTTTTTCTACGTTTACATCAACGTCTTCTTTTTTGACGCCCGGCAAATCGGCGACAACCACCAGTCCTGTTTCGGTTTCAAAAATATCTACCGGAGGTACCAGTACGCGGGTGTCTTCACGGGTTTCCGGCACGTTGCTATCTACAGTAGCGGGTACGGTTGTTTCTTTCATGATATTCAATTCCTTTCCTGTATTATTGTTAATTTTAGCTCACCGTTACGGCGATTTGTTTCGGCTTCGCCGCCGCATGTTTCGGCAGCGTCAGCAACAGAAGGCCGTTCTTGTATTCGGCAACAACCTGATCGCTGTCCACTTCCGCGGGCAATTGAATTACCCGTGTAAAACGGCCTGCGCCTCGTTCGTTGCGATGGTAGGCATCTTGTTTGATATCCGGGTTGATCTCGGCTTTTTCACCTTCCAGACGAAGTTGGTCGCGCTGCACCGTTACACCGATGCTGTCAGGGTTCAATCCCGGAGCCAACGCTTCAATGTGGATCGTATCGGAATCTTCACGCATATTGATCAGCGGATAACTGCGCGCAGAGACGCCCGGCAAAAAAGCGGAACGGGCATAGCGCAGGCGCGGCGCGGCTGCTTGTTCAAAGAGGCGATCAATGTCGCGACGAATTAAATCTAAACCTGCAAAAGGCTCCCAAAAATATCTTGTCATGATAAGTAACTCCTTTCAGTTTGTCTTTCGTTTTGCGTAATCTTTTTTCGGCCTGCTGTGGCTTCTTTTTCCATTCGCTTGATATTAAGCAAAGGTGATGCCAAAAGGAGTCTGTACCCTTAATAATCAGTTAAATTATTGATGCAACGTATATTAAAGAACAGGACTCTTAACAAAGCAGAAAATACCTTCCTTTTTCATCCAATATTCTGTTGCAAAAAAGAACACGTGTTCTGTTATGAAACGATGCAATACGAGTCTAAAGGATCTGAAAAAGGAAAGGAGACAGGTTGGGGGGAATGGACGCGTTGGTGTATATTCTTCACTTCTGCAGAGCGCAGGAAAAGCCTCGTATGGGGGCTGTGCCCAACAAAGAGCACACTTCAGGAAAACAGCTTAGCGATCGGTGAAAAGATTTAGTCATGCAAAAACCGCCACGAAAAACAAATCGGGTATCCGGGAAAGCCCCTTTGAGATCTTCCTCTTTTTCAAAACAAAAGGAGCCCATTATAAAAGAATGTTGGAAGCCGGGTACTATGCTTTTCCCGGTCCCCGCTGTCATGATCAGTTCTGTAGACAGTGCGGGAAAACCCAACATTTGCACGGTCGCTTGGGCAGGAACCATTTGTTCTGACCCGCCCATGGTCTCTATCTCTTTGCGTCCGGAGCGTTATTCCTATGAGTTGATTAAGGCCTCGCGCGAATTTGTCATCAACATTCCGTCGGTAGATGAAATTCGCGCCACCGATTACTGTGGTGTTGTGTCAGGGCGCAAAGAAG
This DNA window, taken from Candidatus Hydrogenedentota bacterium, encodes the following:
- a CDS encoding Hsp20/alpha crystallin family protein, producing MKETTVPATVDSNVPETREDTRVLVPPVDIFETETGLVVVADLPGVKKEDVDVNVEKNVLTLKANASHHLNDSLSSREFNLRPFYRQFQLSEAVDQAGISAEMKYGMLTIHLHKVKEQQRRKIEVSVAS
- a CDS encoding Hsp20/alpha crystallin family protein — its product is MKEQTNLSLRTSVQDLSDRLTRFLSPWMPSSLIETGTLFDPASTLLWKESGYPAVNVVDQENEILVTAELPGLEKDDFNLEIEQDRLLLRGEKKTEKEDKKGSYVIRESQYGSFSRSIPLPAAVDREAVHATYKQGVLRVTLPKTAEAKKSRIPVKVS
- a CDS encoding Hsp20/alpha crystallin family protein; translation: MTRYFWEPFAGLDLIRRDIDRLFEQAAAPRLRYARSAFLPGVSARSYPLINMREDSDTIHIEALAPGLNPDSIGVTVQRDQLRLEGEKAEINPDIKQDAYHRNERGAGRFTRVIQLPAEVDSDQVVAEYKNGLLLLTLPKHAAAKPKQIAVTVS